In one window of Frigoriglobus tundricola DNA:
- a CDS encoding DMP19 family protein produces the protein MDDYRMAMTRATFDAIPIDPMNAIGSLWDRVIDANPRLMTEDFGDANFLAKVTPSLRLFLVLGVFDGQVSNGGIVQFFWNCPGTIFAVRGALAELGELELLGLYDRAVTALVGNGESWESLRTQGAELAPNDAAWEPFQKSYDLLDLGWFDKAYFDTWGHNSVNEWVVLSEGLSRRFAQNLVSYVRTRPGDFISG, from the coding sequence GTGGACGATTACCGGATGGCGATGACCCGCGCGACGTTCGACGCGATACCGATCGACCCGATGAACGCGATAGGTAGCTTGTGGGACCGCGTCATCGACGCAAACCCGCGGCTCATGACCGAGGACTTCGGCGATGCGAACTTCCTCGCAAAAGTAACGCCGAGCCTTCGACTGTTCCTCGTACTCGGCGTGTTCGATGGGCAAGTGAGTAACGGCGGGATCGTGCAGTTTTTCTGGAACTGTCCAGGCACGATCTTCGCCGTCCGCGGTGCTCTTGCGGAGCTAGGAGAACTGGAACTGCTCGGTCTGTACGACCGAGCGGTCACAGCGCTCGTCGGGAACGGTGAAAGCTGGGAGAGCCTTCGCACACAAGGGGCCGAATTGGCGCCAAATGATGCCGCTTGGGAGCCCTTTCAGAAGTCCTACGACCTGCTCGACCTCGGTTGGTTCGACAAAGCGTATTTCGACACATGGGGACACAACTCGGTCAATGAATGGGTTGTTCTCAGCGAGGGGTTGAGCAGACGATTTGCACAGAATCTGGTGAGCTACGTCCGCACGCGACCGGGAGACTTCATCAGCGGGTGA
- a CDS encoding amidohydrolase — protein MPARRLATLVVLISVLTVSGIEPRAPQPPKSPQPSPETPPGQAPAWIKDRLADVNKTIDAEIKDLVALYQHIHANPELSLTEVNTAKRLAYEMRKAGYEVTEKVGGTGVVAVLKNGPGPVVLIRTDMDGLPIVEQTGLPYASKVRVKNRDGAEVGVMHACGHDIHMASWVGTARVLAALKDKWSGTLVFVGQPAEEIVAGARRMLDAGLYTKFPKPDYALALHADPLHPAGTLGYSEGLAMANSDTVDVLVRGKGGHGAAPHMTIDPIVLSARIILDLQTIVSRETDPLDPVVVTVGSIHGGTKHNIIPNEVKLQLTVRTTKTETRDRVLKAIDRIAKAAALGANAPPPEVKVSLDEFTPATYNDVPLARTCGTVFRAVLGAEHVRDRKPVMGAEDFSRFSEGKTPIFMYFLGTIAKEKYDAAQTPGAAPLPGMHTDSYAPVPEPSIRTGVRTMSLAAMNLMPTGAK, from the coding sequence ATGCCCGCCCGCCGGCTCGCCACCCTCGTCGTTCTGATATCCGTCCTCACTGTCTCGGGGATCGAACCGCGGGCACCCCAGCCACCAAAGTCGCCCCAGCCGAGCCCGGAAACGCCGCCGGGGCAGGCGCCGGCATGGATCAAGGACCGTCTCGCGGACGTGAACAAGACGATCGACGCCGAGATCAAAGACCTCGTCGCCCTCTATCAGCACATCCACGCCAACCCGGAACTTTCGCTCACGGAGGTGAATACTGCCAAGCGGCTCGCGTACGAGATGCGGAAGGCGGGCTACGAGGTGACGGAGAAGGTGGGCGGTACGGGCGTGGTCGCGGTTCTGAAGAACGGCCCCGGCCCGGTGGTGCTGATCCGCACCGATATGGACGGCCTGCCGATCGTCGAGCAGACCGGCCTGCCCTACGCGAGCAAGGTGCGGGTGAAGAACCGCGACGGCGCGGAGGTCGGCGTGATGCACGCCTGCGGGCACGACATCCACATGGCATCGTGGGTCGGCACGGCCCGGGTGCTGGCGGCGCTGAAGGACAAGTGGAGCGGGACCCTGGTGTTCGTCGGCCAGCCGGCCGAGGAGATCGTCGCCGGGGCGAGGAGGATGCTCGACGCCGGGCTGTACACCAAGTTCCCCAAGCCGGATTACGCCCTCGCCCTGCACGCCGACCCGCTCCACCCGGCCGGTACGCTCGGCTACAGTGAGGGGCTGGCGATGGCCAACTCCGACACCGTGGACGTTCTGGTCAGGGGCAAGGGCGGACACGGCGCGGCCCCGCACATGACCATCGATCCGATCGTGCTGTCGGCCCGCATCATCCTCGACCTGCAAACCATCGTGAGCCGCGAGACCGACCCCCTCGACCCGGTCGTGGTCACGGTCGGCTCGATCCACGGCGGCACCAAGCACAACATCATACCCAACGAGGTGAAGTTGCAGCTCACGGTCCGCACCACGAAGACCGAGACCCGCGACCGCGTGCTGAAAGCGATCGACCGCATCGCGAAGGCCGCCGCGCTCGGGGCCAACGCACCCCCGCCCGAGGTGAAGGTGAGCCTGGACGAGTTCACACCGGCGACTTACAACGACGTGCCGCTCGCCCGCACCTGCGGCACCGTGTTCCGCGCGGTCTTGGGCGCGGAACACGTCCGCGACCGCAAGCCGGTGATGGGCGCGGAGGATTTCAGCCGCTTCTCCGAGGGCAAGACGCCGATCTTCATGTACTTCCTGGGCACGATCGCGAAGGAGAAGTACGACGCGGCCCAGACGCCGGGCGCGGCCCCGCTGCCGGGGATGCACACCGATTCCTACGCTCCGGTCCCGGAGCCGAGCATCCGCACCGGCGTGCGGACCATGAGCCTCGCCGCGATGAACCTGATGCCAACGGGCGCGAAGTGA
- a CDS encoding metal ABC transporter ATP-binding protein, which yields MTTLPPPRPLVSLRDLRVELGGNPILRGVTAGITRGTITALIGLNGSGKTTLLRALVNEYPHKGTIQFHCGHDHSQPYPEAIGYVPQRLTLDARLPLTVGDFLALTLSRRPLFFGISKKVAARSRAILERVGVADCLDRPVEGLSGGQLQRVLLALALEPHPELLLLDEPASGIDFKDQKKFYELISSINRETGVTVLLVSHDLNMVQAHAHDVLCLRGGSIQCQGPPDEILTPINMSLVFGAELHMFPHRYGT from the coding sequence ATGACGACTCTACCGCCACCCCGGCCGCTCGTTTCGCTCCGCGACCTGCGCGTGGAGCTGGGCGGCAACCCGATCCTGCGCGGCGTCACCGCGGGCATCACCCGCGGCACCATCACCGCGCTCATCGGGCTGAACGGCTCGGGGAAGACCACCCTGCTCCGCGCACTGGTGAACGAGTACCCGCACAAGGGAACGATCCAGTTCCACTGCGGGCACGACCACTCGCAGCCGTACCCGGAGGCGATCGGCTACGTGCCCCAGCGGCTCACGCTGGACGCCCGGCTCCCGCTCACGGTCGGCGACTTCCTGGCGCTGACGCTCTCCCGCCGGCCCCTGTTCTTCGGCATCTCGAAGAAGGTGGCCGCGCGGAGCCGGGCGATTCTGGAGCGCGTGGGCGTGGCGGACTGCCTGGACCGGCCGGTCGAGGGCCTTTCCGGCGGGCAGTTGCAGCGGGTGCTCCTCGCGCTGGCGCTCGAGCCGCACCCGGAGCTGCTGCTTCTGGACGAGCCGGCGTCCGGCATCGACTTCAAGGACCAGAAGAAGTTCTACGAGCTGATTTCCAGCATCAACCGCGAGACCGGCGTGACGGTGCTGCTCGTGTCTCACGACCTCAACATGGTTCAGGCCCACGCCCACGACGTGCTCTGCCTGCGGGGCGGCTCGATCCAGTGCCAGGGGCCGCCGGACGAGATTCTTACCCCGATCAACATGTCACTGGTCTTCGGTGCCGAGTTGCACATGTTCCCGCACCGCTACGGCACGTGA
- a CDS encoding metal ABC transporter substrate-binding protein gives MSRGHIWLKAAGVMGVGVLLALVMLGCGGSKTTGEWPEKPGPKIVVSFAPLYCLAANVAGDDATVKNVMTTTGPHDFNPTADEVKLLSKADFFFIIGLGLDEDTAKKMKDGANNSNLKVVELGEKLPADKLCEGKCEHDHGHDGKHDHGKDPHIWLSPDHAILMVNVIRDELKAADPAHAAGYDARAADYIKKLAALKEDGLAQLKGKENKRLVSFHDSLAYFEQAYDLKVMGVLTQKPGEEPDEKQMKKLIRLCADEQHPIRVIAVEPQYSTSTSGATLKKELINRGVKDPVLVEIDPLETVRPDELTPDWYEKKMRANVKALADAMK, from the coding sequence ATGTCCCGCGGACACATCTGGCTCAAGGCAGCGGGCGTGATGGGCGTCGGGGTGCTTCTGGCGCTCGTGATGCTCGGCTGTGGCGGCAGCAAGACAACTGGCGAGTGGCCCGAAAAGCCGGGACCGAAGATCGTGGTCTCGTTCGCCCCGCTGTACTGCCTGGCCGCCAACGTGGCCGGCGACGACGCGACCGTGAAGAACGTGATGACCACCACCGGCCCGCACGACTTCAACCCGACCGCCGACGAGGTCAAGTTGCTGAGCAAGGCGGACTTCTTCTTCATCATCGGGCTGGGTCTGGACGAAGACACGGCCAAAAAGATGAAGGACGGTGCCAACAACAGCAATCTGAAGGTCGTGGAACTCGGGGAAAAGCTGCCCGCGGACAAGCTGTGCGAGGGCAAGTGCGAGCACGACCACGGCCACGACGGCAAGCACGACCACGGTAAGGACCCGCACATCTGGCTCAGCCCGGACCACGCGATCCTGATGGTGAACGTGATCCGCGACGAACTCAAGGCCGCCGATCCGGCCCACGCCGCCGGGTACGACGCGCGGGCCGCGGACTACATCAAGAAGCTCGCCGCCCTGAAAGAAGACGGGCTCGCCCAACTCAAGGGCAAGGAGAACAAGCGGCTCGTCTCGTTCCACGATTCGCTCGCGTACTTCGAGCAGGCATACGACCTGAAGGTGATGGGCGTCCTCACGCAGAAGCCGGGTGAAGAACCCGACGAGAAGCAGATGAAGAAGCTGATCCGACTGTGTGCCGACGAGCAGCACCCGATCCGCGTGATCGCCGTGGAACCGCAGTATTCGACCAGCACGTCCGGGGCGACGCTCAAGAAGGAACTGATCAACCGGGGCGTGAAGGACCCCGTCCTGGTCGAGATCGACCCGCTCGAAACGGTGAGGCCGGACGAGCTGACGCCGGACTGGTACGAGAAAAAGATGCGGGCGAACGTGAAGGCCCTGGCGGACGCAATGAAATGA
- a CDS encoding GNAT family N-acetyltransferase, whose protein sequence is MFRPASPTETPVLVALAAATGIFQPQEAELLLGGVLDDLHAGRLGEGHSAQVWTDSADGPPVGWVYFAPTAKADGVWDLWWIGVAPNRQGQGVGDELLRFVENHVRSAGGRLLLIETSSTPAFDPVRRFYAKRGYSECGVVPDFYAEGDGKVIYAKKIAAPV, encoded by the coding sequence ATGTTCCGCCCCGCCAGTCCAACGGAAACGCCGGTTCTGGTCGCGCTCGCCGCCGCCACCGGGATTTTTCAACCGCAGGAAGCAGAACTGCTCCTGGGCGGGGTGCTCGACGACCTCCACGCCGGCCGTTTGGGTGAGGGTCACTCCGCTCAGGTGTGGACCGACTCCGCGGACGGCCCGCCGGTCGGGTGGGTCTACTTCGCTCCGACGGCGAAGGCCGATGGGGTGTGGGACCTCTGGTGGATCGGGGTCGCGCCGAATCGGCAGGGGCAGGGGGTCGGCGACGAACTGCTCCGCTTCGTCGAGAATCACGTTCGCTCGGCCGGCGGGCGGCTGCTGCTCATCGAAACAAGTTCCACGCCGGCGTTCGATCCGGTTCGACGCTTCTACGCCAAACGGGGCTACTCCGAATGTGGCGTCGTGCCGGACTTCTACGCCGAGGGGGACGGCAAGGTGATCTACGCGAAGAAGATCGCGGCACCGGTGTAG
- a CDS encoding Ldh family oxidoreductase, which produces MPTFSAAQLVTLSQSLFEAVGVPGADAAVVARSLVDANLCGHDSHGVMRAPQYVEFIRKGTYKADVPLTVLQETPAVLAADGNWGLGQVQAYRLLDRLVPKAKALGVAAGTLRNCGHTGRLGEYAEFAAKENMALFASVNSHGAGRRVAPPGGTEGRISTNPICIGAPTSSAPVVMDFGTSAAAEGKVRAQFQKKQPTPEGWLIDHTGQPTTDPGVLYTDPRGSIVPFGGPQAYKGFGLGLLLDLLCGGLSGGACSSPAFPLAGQGNAAVFVLFNPALFGGVDHFLKESDGLTSYVRSCPTVAGVSAVTLPGDPERQAKEKRLVDGIPVPDGTWELITKAAAELKVPLPS; this is translated from the coding sequence ATGCCTACATTCTCCGCTGCCCAGCTCGTCACGCTCTCGCAATCGCTGTTCGAGGCCGTCGGGGTGCCCGGTGCCGATGCGGCCGTCGTCGCGCGGAGCCTCGTGGACGCGAACCTGTGCGGCCACGACTCGCACGGCGTCATGCGGGCGCCGCAGTACGTCGAGTTCATCCGCAAAGGGACGTACAAGGCCGACGTGCCGCTGACCGTCCTCCAAGAAACGCCGGCGGTCCTCGCGGCCGATGGCAACTGGGGACTGGGCCAGGTGCAGGCGTACCGGCTCCTGGATCGCCTCGTGCCCAAGGCGAAGGCGCTGGGCGTGGCGGCGGGCACATTACGGAACTGCGGGCACACCGGCCGTCTGGGCGAATACGCCGAGTTCGCTGCGAAGGAGAACATGGCGCTGTTCGCGTCGGTGAACTCGCACGGCGCCGGGCGCCGCGTCGCACCGCCGGGCGGTACGGAGGGGCGTATCAGCACCAACCCGATCTGTATCGGCGCGCCAACGTCAAGCGCCCCGGTGGTGATGGACTTCGGCACGAGCGCCGCGGCGGAAGGGAAGGTGCGCGCGCAGTTCCAGAAGAAGCAGCCGACGCCCGAGGGCTGGCTCATCGACCACACGGGCCAGCCGACGACCGATCCCGGCGTGCTGTACACCGACCCCCGCGGCAGCATCGTTCCGTTCGGTGGACCGCAGGCGTACAAGGGGTTCGGACTCGGGCTGCTGCTCGATCTCCTGTGCGGCGGGCTGTCCGGCGGGGCGTGCAGCAGCCCGGCATTCCCGCTCGCGGGCCAGGGCAACGCGGCCGTGTTCGTGCTGTTCAACCCGGCGCTCTTCGGCGGCGTTGATCACTTCCTGAAAGAGTCCGACGGGCTCACGTCCTACGTTCGCAGTTGTCCGACGGTGGCGGGCGTTTCCGCCGTCACGCTCCCGGGCGACCCCGAACGACAGGCGAAAGAGAAGCGCCTCGTGGACGGCATCCCCGTCCCGGACGGGACCTGGGAACTCATCACGAAGGCCGCGGCCGAGTTGAAGGTTCCCCTCCCCTCGTAG
- a CDS encoding aldose 1-epimerase, with amino-acid sequence MAFEVRVSDGKAGDRSGEVYELTDGASTVRAEVWPQWGFNCLKWQVRQDDGHWADILFHMPDWEQNPVPTRSGHPILFPFPGRLREGKLNFEGRTYQLPLNEGTKKHAIHGFTPRNPWRVTGAGGATDSAFVTGEFSLVQDLPEALSLWPADFVFNVTYHLYLNKLRVEARVRNIGPGHLPFGLGYHGYFRLPGTNDPDIGSTVLQAHVAKIWEAENNLPTGTRTAPPPELDFQHPRAIGATALDNVFTQVTGTVGPHSNLFELARLTHPSTTGRLHVMADKSFRDLVLFTPVHRNAVAIEPYTCSADANNLAARGIDSGWQVLEPGDEWAGNVEYRWDPAEL; translated from the coding sequence ATGGCGTTCGAGGTACGGGTCAGTGACGGCAAGGCGGGCGACCGCAGCGGCGAGGTGTACGAACTCACCGACGGCGCCAGTACCGTGCGCGCGGAGGTGTGGCCGCAGTGGGGGTTCAACTGTCTCAAGTGGCAGGTGCGGCAGGACGACGGCCACTGGGCGGACATCCTGTTCCACATGCCGGATTGGGAGCAGAACCCGGTGCCGACCCGGAGCGGGCACCCGATCCTGTTCCCGTTCCCCGGCCGGCTCCGCGAAGGGAAGTTGAACTTTGAAGGCCGGACGTACCAGCTCCCGCTGAACGAGGGCACGAAGAAGCACGCGATCCACGGCTTCACCCCGCGGAACCCGTGGCGGGTGACCGGGGCCGGCGGCGCCACCGACTCCGCGTTCGTGACGGGCGAGTTCAGCCTTGTACAGGATCTGCCCGAGGCGCTCTCCCTCTGGCCGGCGGACTTCGTTTTCAACGTCACGTACCACCTGTACTTGAACAAGCTGCGCGTGGAGGCCCGCGTCCGGAACATCGGCCCGGGGCACTTGCCGTTCGGCCTCGGTTACCACGGCTACTTCCGGCTGCCCGGAACGAACGACCCGGACATCGGCAGCACCGTGCTCCAGGCGCACGTGGCGAAGATCTGGGAGGCCGAGAACAACCTCCCGACCGGAACCCGAACGGCCCCGCCGCCCGAACTCGATTTCCAGCACCCGCGTGCGATCGGCGCGACGGCGCTCGATAACGTGTTCACCCAGGTGACCGGCACCGTGGGGCCACACAGCAACCTGTTTGAGCTGGCGCGGCTCACGCACCCGAGCACGACCGGCCGGCTCCACGTGATGGCCGATAAGTCCTTCCGAGATCTGGTGTTGTTCACGCCGGTCCACCGGAACGCCGTCGCCATCGAGCCGTACACTTGCTCGGCCGACGCCAACAACCTCGCGGCCCGCGGGATCGACAGCGGCTGGCAGGTTCTGGAGCCGGGCGACGAGTGGGCGGGCAACGTGGAATACCGCTGGGACCCGGCGGAATTGTGA
- a CDS encoding serine/threonine protein kinase — translation MVGKTALGRYRLLRSLGSGSNAEVFLAEPLRGAGDTVVVKRIHDHVVEHPRFRQLFEAEVRSMANFSHPYAVGLIEASLDDPLGPCLVMEYVPGVTLETVLAVHKRLAPERVARLLGCFCHALQAAHDAGIVHRDLKPSNLMVINPDAPDESLKVMDFGFAGFSAKPHIQLAELTGHGPIYAIGTPGYVSPEMIRGDRVDGRSDLYSVGVILFELLTGRLPFNHDRQDRLLAAHIQEAPPRFHRIGCGFIPPAVEGVVQLALCKYPNERQQSAQELGESFGRAVGADFWTETAPAGWEPPLMAELEEVEPRELEQPADPFHVLREFEAYLPDRMAAAKLRGFVEDFKAEVLTSEPGLIRMRIGLPEGYKESKPGSGIFGWLMARRPSVPRGQEPIEVELHMEKPDPSQPRLSVLVAFRPLKDYPPKNREDWQERCDKVNGLLRQYLGA, via the coding sequence ATGGTAGGGAAAACGGCGCTCGGTAGGTACCGGCTGCTCCGGTCGCTCGGCAGCGGTAGCAACGCCGAGGTGTTCCTCGCCGAACCGCTGCGCGGGGCGGGTGACACAGTGGTCGTGAAGCGGATTCACGACCACGTCGTCGAGCACCCGCGGTTCCGGCAACTGTTCGAGGCCGAAGTCCGCTCGATGGCCAACTTTTCCCACCCCTATGCGGTGGGGCTGATCGAGGCTTCACTGGACGACCCGCTCGGCCCGTGCCTCGTGATGGAGTACGTGCCCGGTGTCACGCTCGAAACCGTCCTCGCGGTCCACAAGCGGCTCGCGCCCGAGCGCGTGGCCCGGTTGCTCGGCTGCTTCTGCCACGCGCTCCAGGCCGCCCACGACGCGGGGATCGTTCACCGCGACCTGAAGCCGTCGAACCTGATGGTGATCAACCCGGACGCGCCGGACGAGTCGCTCAAGGTCATGGACTTCGGCTTCGCCGGCTTCTCCGCCAAACCGCACATCCAGCTCGCGGAACTCACCGGCCACGGGCCGATTTACGCCATCGGTACGCCGGGCTACGTCAGCCCCGAGATGATCCGCGGCGACCGCGTGGACGGCCGCAGCGACCTGTACTCGGTCGGGGTCATCCTGTTCGAGCTGCTCACCGGCCGGCTCCCGTTCAACCACGACCGCCAGGACCGGCTGCTCGCGGCGCACATTCAGGAGGCGCCGCCGCGGTTCCACCGGATCGGGTGCGGGTTCATTCCGCCCGCCGTGGAGGGCGTGGTCCAACTCGCCCTCTGCAAGTACCCGAACGAGCGCCAGCAGTCGGCGCAGGAACTGGGCGAGTCGTTCGGCCGGGCCGTGGGCGCCGATTTTTGGACCGAAACCGCGCCGGCCGGGTGGGAGCCGCCGCTCATGGCGGAACTGGAAGAGGTCGAGCCCCGCGAACTGGAACAGCCCGCCGACCCGTTCCACGTCCTTCGCGAGTTCGAGGCGTACCTGCCGGACCGGATGGCGGCGGCCAAGCTCCGCGGGTTCGTTGAGGACTTCAAGGCCGAGGTGCTGACGAGCGAGCCGGGGCTGATCCGGATGCGGATCGGTTTGCCCGAGGGCTACAAGGAATCGAAGCCGGGGAGCGGCATCTTCGGCTGGCTGATGGCCCGGCGGCCCTCGGTCCCGCGCGGCCAGGAGCCCATCGAGGTCGAGTTGCACATGGAGAAGCCCGACCCGTCGCAGCCGCGGCTGTCGGTGCTCGTCGCCTTCCGCCCGCTCAAGGACTACCCGCCCAAGAACCGCGAGGACTGGCAGGAGCGGTGCGACAAAGTGAACGGCCTGCTGCGGCAGTACCTCGGGGCGTAA
- a CDS encoding class I SAM-dependent rRNA methyltransferase, whose product MNPAPEAPSLPRVTLKIERRSSHPWIFQKMVEKPATRIPPGSVVDVHDKSGQWVARGFYNGHSRISLRVLTSKADEPVDDAFFARKIAAAVSFRRDALKLDEVTDAYRLVHSEADGLSGLVVDRFGDTLVMEFFAAGMYKQRGAITDALRTHYPAARFYYFAEEHVGKQESFDCRPPEPPAPDVITEHGLKFRVAPGSKHKTGFFVDQRDNRKTLSEFCAGKRVLDICCNTGGFGVYAKARGGAAEVVGLDLDEQALDMAKQNAKLNNAQIRYVQADLFAWLRDIIPNGERFDTVVLDPAKLTRDREDVESALKKYCDMNRLALHVVKPGGVLLTCSCTGLVSEADFLESIRRAAWQAQRTIQVFKVSGAGADHPFLLHVPEGRYLKAVFCRVE is encoded by the coding sequence ATGAACCCCGCACCCGAAGCGCCTTCGTTGCCCCGCGTCACGCTCAAGATCGAGCGCCGGTCGTCGCACCCCTGGATCTTCCAGAAGATGGTGGAGAAGCCGGCCACCCGCATCCCGCCCGGCAGCGTCGTGGACGTTCACGACAAGAGCGGGCAGTGGGTCGCCCGCGGCTTCTACAACGGCCACTCGCGCATCTCGCTCCGCGTCCTCACGTCCAAAGCGGACGAGCCGGTGGACGACGCGTTTTTCGCGCGGAAGATCGCCGCGGCCGTGTCGTTCCGCCGGGACGCGCTCAAGCTCGACGAGGTGACCGACGCCTACCGCCTCGTCCACTCCGAGGCCGACGGTCTGAGCGGGCTGGTGGTCGACCGGTTCGGCGACACGCTCGTAATGGAGTTCTTCGCGGCGGGCATGTACAAGCAGCGCGGCGCGATCACCGACGCGCTCCGCACGCACTACCCCGCGGCGCGGTTCTACTACTTCGCCGAGGAGCACGTCGGCAAACAGGAGTCGTTCGACTGCCGCCCGCCGGAGCCGCCCGCGCCCGACGTGATTACCGAACACGGCCTCAAGTTCCGCGTCGCGCCCGGCAGCAAGCACAAGACCGGCTTCTTCGTCGATCAGCGCGACAACCGCAAAACGCTGTCCGAGTTCTGCGCGGGGAAGCGAGTGCTGGACATCTGCTGCAACACCGGCGGGTTCGGCGTGTACGCCAAGGCGCGGGGCGGGGCGGCGGAGGTGGTCGGCCTCGACCTGGACGAGCAGGCGCTCGACATGGCGAAGCAGAACGCGAAACTCAACAACGCCCAGATCCGCTACGTGCAGGCCGACCTGTTCGCGTGGCTGCGCGACATCATTCCGAACGGCGAGCGGTTCGACACCGTGGTTCTCGACCCGGCGAAACTCACGCGCGATCGTGAGGACGTGGAATCGGCGCTGAAGAAGTATTGCGACATGAACCGGCTCGCGCTCCATGTGGTGAAACCGGGCGGCGTGCTCCTGACCTGCTCGTGTACCGGACTCGTGAGTGAAGCGGACTTCCTCGAATCGATCCGCCGGGCCGCGTGGCAGGCCCAGCGCACGATTCAGGTGTTCAAGGTGAGCGGGGCCGGTGCGGACCATCCGTTTTTGCTTCACGTCCCCGAAGGCCGCTACCTGAAAGCCGTGTTCTGCCGGGTGGAGTGA
- a CDS encoding DUF4349 domain-containing protein: MLPNRMRICVLCLGFAVVACPVLGCGGALKKSAAPDEAAYEVQNGAAGEKKEGAVDQAVVNAAPQAQMIICTATIDLVINDLDAAAPVVDKLVAEQKGFVAKSEVKGDSGRRRTASYTIRVPVGGFGALKNGLLGLGVPERNVVDTQDVTEEFVDVEARIKNLKEQEDKLNELLKEKRKEEKLEDVIKVSDRVFLVRGDIERAQGRRNYLRNRVALSTINVTLREVKDYKPPTAPTFGSRIRDTFGSSWDALVDFGSGIVLVAVALAPWTPLWLPVLVVTWALLRRARRAWNEERAREAAAQAKRERPRRPRGTAEESDAQTAGGGEPVDPPGGPQPAG; the protein is encoded by the coding sequence ATGTTGCCCAATCGAATGAGAATATGCGTGTTGTGTCTCGGGTTCGCGGTCGTCGCGTGTCCCGTGCTCGGGTGCGGCGGGGCTTTAAAAAAGTCCGCCGCCCCCGACGAGGCAGCGTACGAGGTTCAGAACGGCGCCGCGGGTGAGAAAAAGGAAGGCGCAGTCGATCAGGCGGTGGTGAACGCCGCCCCGCAGGCGCAAATGATCATCTGCACCGCCACGATCGACCTGGTCATAAACGATCTCGACGCCGCGGCGCCGGTGGTGGACAAACTCGTCGCCGAGCAGAAGGGGTTCGTGGCAAAGTCCGAGGTCAAGGGCGACAGCGGCCGGCGGCGCACCGCGTCGTACACCATTCGCGTACCGGTCGGCGGGTTCGGCGCCCTCAAAAACGGACTCCTCGGGCTGGGCGTTCCGGAGCGAAACGTGGTCGACACGCAAGACGTGACGGAGGAGTTCGTCGACGTAGAGGCGCGGATCAAGAACTTGAAGGAGCAGGAGGACAAACTGAACGAGTTGCTGAAGGAAAAGCGGAAAGAGGAGAAGCTTGAGGACGTGATCAAGGTGAGCGACCGAGTGTTCTTGGTGCGAGGCGACATCGAGCGGGCACAGGGGCGGCGAAACTACCTCCGGAACCGCGTGGCCCTTTCGACGATCAACGTTACGCTCCGCGAGGTAAAAGATTACAAGCCGCCGACCGCGCCGACGTTCGGAAGTCGCATCCGCGACACGTTCGGAAGCTCCTGGGACGCGCTGGTCGATTTCGGTTCGGGGATCGTGCTGGTCGCGGTCGCTCTCGCGCCGTGGACCCCGCTCTGGCTTCCGGTGCTCGTCGTGACATGGGCGCTGTTGCGGCGTGCGCGAAGAGCATGGAACGAGGAACGGGCTCGCGAAGCGGCCGCACAGGCGAAACGTGAGCGCCCCCGGCGTCCCCGAGGTACGGCTGAAGAATCGGACGCGCAAACGGCAGGAGGCGGCGAGCCGGTTGACCCACCCGGTGGTCCTCAACCCGCCGGGTAG
- the iscX gene encoding Fe-S cluster assembly protein IscX yields the protein MTWHDARAIGEALFDQFDTIDPLSVRFTDLHKHVLNLEGFTGKPNESNEKLLEAIQMAWYEEWKDEYGDK from the coding sequence ATGACGTGGCACGACGCGCGCGCGATCGGCGAAGCGCTGTTCGACCAGTTCGACACGATCGACCCGCTCTCGGTCCGGTTCACCGACCTGCACAAGCACGTGCTGAACCTCGAGGGGTTCACCGGTAAGCCGAACGAATCGAACGAGAAGCTCCTCGAAGCCATTCAGATGGCGTGGTACGAGGAGTGGAAGGACGAGTACGGCGACAAGTGA